A single window of Rhizobium sp. CCGE531 DNA harbors:
- a CDS encoding L-aspartate oxidase, which produces MSEILEDLSDRIVIVGSGLAGLMTALTLAPEPVVIITRALIGAETSSAWAQGGIAASIGKGDSAALHLADTLAAGDELCDAKVAARIVAEAPAAIAALEQAGVEFDRDDAGELSLGLEAAHSLRRIVHSKGDGSGAAIVRALATAIARTPSITVLEGYQAQRLLLDGDQVAGLLCLTDKGRVLLPSSRIVLATGGIGGLFDATTNPVGNFGQGIALAARAGARLADMEFVQFHPTALDSRRRPLALVSEAVRGEGALLVNESGERFMVGVEGAELAPRDVVARAISAEIARGGRVFLDARGALGSRFATRFPVIEALCHEAGVDPASDLIPVRPAVHYHMGGVATDENGRSSVTGLWVVGEAASTGLHGANRLASNSLLEAAVMGMRAACDIAGTDASPARLPNHLPETFAPDLTLVRPIVSRHLGVLRNAGAIHGAIAALLPLCESEGPATDPAMVALLIAVFASLRMESRGAHARTDFPLKLQHAQRRMMHLSDALDIARSVLPYSMARSA; this is translated from the coding sequence ATGAGCGAGATCCTCGAAGACCTGAGCGACCGCATCGTCATCGTCGGCAGCGGCCTTGCGGGGTTGATGACGGCGCTGACGCTGGCGCCCGAACCTGTTGTGATCATCACCCGCGCGCTGATCGGAGCGGAGACCTCAAGTGCCTGGGCGCAGGGCGGTATCGCCGCCAGTATCGGTAAGGGCGATAGTGCCGCCCTGCATCTCGCCGATACGCTCGCCGCCGGCGATGAGCTCTGCGACGCGAAGGTGGCGGCCAGGATCGTTGCGGAAGCACCGGCCGCGATCGCCGCTTTGGAGCAAGCGGGTGTGGAATTCGATCGCGATGATGCTGGCGAGCTGTCCCTGGGGCTCGAAGCCGCGCATTCGCTGCGACGTATCGTCCATTCCAAGGGCGACGGTTCGGGTGCCGCCATCGTCCGCGCGCTTGCAACGGCGATCGCCCGCACACCGTCGATCACGGTGCTTGAGGGCTATCAAGCACAACGCCTGTTGTTGGACGGCGATCAAGTGGCCGGCCTTCTGTGCCTGACCGACAAGGGCAGAGTCCTTCTGCCGTCCTCCCGCATCGTCCTTGCCACGGGCGGCATCGGCGGCCTGTTCGATGCCACGACCAATCCGGTCGGCAATTTCGGACAGGGCATTGCGCTTGCGGCAAGAGCCGGGGCAAGGCTCGCCGATATGGAATTCGTGCAATTCCATCCGACGGCGCTTGATAGCCGCCGCCGTCCCCTGGCGCTTGTCAGCGAGGCGGTTCGCGGCGAGGGTGCGCTCCTCGTCAATGAAAGTGGCGAGCGCTTCATGGTAGGCGTCGAGGGTGCCGAGCTTGCGCCGCGCGATGTGGTCGCGCGCGCCATCAGCGCGGAAATCGCCCGCGGCGGCCGGGTCTTCCTCGATGCGCGAGGCGCTCTTGGTAGTCGTTTCGCCACGCGTTTCCCGGTCATCGAGGCCCTTTGCCACGAGGCAGGGGTCGATCCGGCGAGTGATCTCATTCCGGTGCGTCCGGCCGTTCACTATCACATGGGCGGCGTGGCGACCGACGAGAACGGCCGCAGTTCGGTTACCGGCCTATGGGTCGTGGGCGAGGCGGCCTCCACCGGCCTGCACGGCGCCAACCGTCTTGCCAGCAACTCCCTGCTGGAGGCCGCCGTCATGGGCATGCGGGCGGCGTGCGATATCGCTGGCACGGATGCAAGCCCCGCAAGATTGCCGAACCATCTTCCGGAGACTTTCGCGCCAGACCTGACGCTCGTCCGGCCGATCGTGTCGAGGCATCTCGGCGTACTGCGCAATGCCGGCGCCATTCATGGCGCGATCGCGGCACTCCTGCCGCTTTGCGAGAGTGAAGGACCTGCAACCGATCCCGCCATGGTGGCCTTGCTGATCGCCGTCTTCGCGAGCCTCAGGATGGAGTCGCGCGGCGCCCATGCCCGCACGGATTTTCCGCTGAAACTGCAGCATGCGCAGCGCCGCATGATGCATCTGTCCGACGCCCTGGATATCGCCAGATCCGTCCTCCCCTATTCGATGGCAAGGAGTGCCTGA
- the nadC gene encoding carboxylating nicotinate-nucleotide diphosphorylase: MTLALLPRLIVEPLVRNALVEDLGLAGDVTSAAVIPATHRSRVDIVTRQPGVVAGLDASELAFQLVDPTIVMTRHVADGTKVGVGEIIATIEGPSRALLTAERTALNFLGHLSGIASVTGGIVEAIAGTKASIVCTRKTTPGLRALEKYAVRAGGGMNHRFALYDAVLIKDNHVAIAGGITEAIRRAKAGVGHMVKIEVEVDTLAQLREAMQEGVDAVLLDNMTPDQLREAVDIVGGRAITEASGRITPATAAAIAASGVDLISVGWLTHSAPTLDIGLDWKAAA; the protein is encoded by the coding sequence ATGACGCTTGCTCTCCTCCCGCGCCTGATCGTCGAGCCGCTGGTGCGCAATGCGCTGGTCGAAGATCTCGGCCTTGCCGGCGACGTGACCTCCGCGGCCGTCATCCCGGCGACGCACCGTTCCCGCGTTGACATAGTGACCCGCCAGCCGGGCGTGGTCGCAGGTCTCGATGCCTCCGAGCTGGCCTTCCAACTGGTGGATCCCACCATCGTTATGACCCGTCACGTAGCCGACGGTACGAAGGTCGGGGTTGGCGAGATCATCGCGACAATCGAAGGACCGTCGCGCGCTTTGTTGACCGCGGAGCGCACCGCGCTCAATTTCCTCGGCCATCTCTCAGGGATTGCCTCCGTGACCGGCGGCATTGTCGAGGCGATCGCCGGCACCAAGGCGTCGATCGTCTGCACGCGCAAGACCACGCCGGGTCTTAGGGCTCTGGAAAAATACGCCGTGCGCGCCGGCGGCGGCATGAACCATCGCTTCGCGCTCTATGACGCCGTGCTGATCAAGGACAATCACGTCGCCATTGCCGGAGGGATCACCGAGGCCATCCGCCGCGCCAAGGCAGGCGTGGGCCATATGGTCAAGATCGAGGTCGAGGTGGATACGCTGGCGCAGCTTCGCGAAGCCATGCAGGAGGGGGTCGACGCCGTGCTGCTCGACAACATGACGCCGGATCAACTGCGCGAGGCGGTCGATATTGTCGGCGGCCGGGCCATCACCGAAGCATCGGGCCGCATCACGCCGGCAACGGCTGCCGCGATCGCCGCATCCGGCGTCGATCTCATCTCCGTCGGCTGGCTGACGCATAGCGCGCCAACGCTCGATATCGGACTGGATTGGAAGGCGGCGGCTTAA
- a CDS encoding SDR family oxidoreductase, which yields MDLGLKDKVVLITGGSKGIGYACAELFLQEGARVVICSRSQANIDAALSRLPGAHGYAADLISDEQALTVVNKVEADVGPIDILVNSAGAAARTPADELTPAIWRAAMDAKYFSYINVIDPVIKRMGARGSGAVINIIGNGGKIASPVHLAGGSANAALMLASVGLANAYAGKGVRVVGLNPGLTETDRVAEGLKASAKASGSTEKEALADALQRIPIGRMADPADIANVVAFLSSAKASYVTGVVISMDGAQVPVVV from the coding sequence ATGGACCTTGGCTTGAAGGATAAAGTCGTTCTGATCACGGGCGGCTCGAAGGGCATCGGCTATGCCTGTGCCGAACTGTTCCTGCAGGAAGGCGCGCGGGTCGTGATCTGCTCGCGCTCGCAAGCCAATATCGATGCCGCCCTCTCCAGGCTGCCGGGCGCACATGGTTATGCCGCCGATCTGATCTCCGATGAGCAGGCACTCACCGTGGTGAACAAGGTCGAGGCCGACGTCGGCCCGATCGATATCCTCGTCAACAGCGCGGGTGCCGCGGCCCGCACGCCGGCGGATGAGTTGACCCCTGCCATCTGGCGGGCTGCGATGGATGCGAAATACTTTTCCTACATCAATGTGATCGATCCGGTCATCAAGCGCATGGGCGCGCGCGGATCGGGCGCCGTCATTAATATCATCGGCAATGGCGGCAAGATCGCCTCGCCGGTCCATCTGGCCGGCGGATCGGCCAATGCTGCGCTGATGCTCGCGAGCGTCGGTCTCGCCAACGCCTATGCCGGCAAAGGCGTGCGCGTCGTCGGCCTCAATCCCGGCCTCACCGAAACGGATCGCGTCGCCGAAGGCCTCAAGGCGTCGGCGAAGGCTTCCGGCTCGACCGAGAAGGAAGCCCTTGCCGATGCCCTGCAGCGCATCCCGATCGGCCGCATGGCCGATCCCGCCGACATCGCCAATGTCGTTGCTTTCCTGAGTTCTGCCAAGGCGAGCTACGTCACCGGCGTTGTGATCAGCATGGACGGCGCACAAGTGCCGGTCGTGGTGTGA
- a CDS encoding MurR/RpiR family transcriptional regulator, protein MSILKKISAQLENMAPADRQIGQFIIDNPDQMLRLSSAALAAETGRSQSSVVKFSQKLGYAGYQEMKLAVSEAKAQEWQAPAGMIHGTIEVGDGYLTILQKLLGSKMQAMQQTISVNNEADIEKALEALHDARRIHLAGVGASSLVARDFSYKLMKLGRNVLHDSDSHVQMANASTLGPDDLLFALSYSGASIETLRIAELASQRQATVVAVTGLQDNLLARVADICLHTVGDEDRVRSSAITARDAQLMLTDLLFILLVQRQPDANDYVHNSETAVSVLKAKRLS, encoded by the coding sequence ATGTCGATCTTAAAGAAAATCAGCGCGCAGCTGGAAAACATGGCACCGGCCGACCGCCAGATCGGCCAGTTCATCATCGACAATCCCGACCAGATGCTGCGCCTCTCCTCCGCCGCTCTGGCGGCAGAAACCGGCCGCAGCCAGTCGAGCGTCGTCAAGTTCAGCCAGAAGCTCGGCTATGCCGGCTACCAGGAAATGAAGCTTGCCGTCAGCGAGGCCAAGGCACAGGAATGGCAGGCGCCGGCCGGCATGATCCATGGCACGATCGAAGTGGGCGATGGCTACCTTACGATCCTGCAGAAGCTGCTCGGCAGCAAGATGCAGGCGATGCAGCAGACCATCTCGGTCAACAACGAAGCCGACATCGAAAAGGCGCTCGAGGCGCTTCATGATGCGAGGCGCATCCATCTGGCCGGTGTCGGCGCCTCGTCGCTGGTCGCGCGCGATTTTTCCTACAAGCTGATGAAGCTCGGCCGCAACGTTCTTCACGACAGCGACAGCCATGTGCAGATGGCCAATGCGTCGACATTGGGTCCTGACGACCTGCTTTTTGCGCTTTCCTATTCCGGCGCCAGCATCGAAACACTGCGGATCGCGGAACTGGCAAGCCAGCGCCAGGCAACCGTCGTTGCCGTCACCGGGCTGCAGGACAACCTGCTTGCCCGCGTCGCCGATATCTGCCTGCACACCGTCGGCGACGAGGATCGCGTCCGTTCGTCGGCGATCACCGCTCGCGACGCGCAGCTGATGCTGACCGACCTGCTGTTCATTCTGCTGGTGCAGCGCCAGCCCGATGCCAACGACTACGTCCATAACAGCGAGACGGCCGTTTCCGTGCTGAAGGCCAAGCGTCTTTCATAA
- the murA gene encoding UDP-N-acetylglucosamine 1-carboxyvinyltransferase codes for MDRLRISGGRRLQGAVTIAGAKNAALPQIAAALLSPHPLELTNLPSVSDVENMLDVIALHGASIERGPHGTTIDASNIVSKETSYDTVRRMRATVLVLAPLLARFGHARVSLPGGCAIGARPVDMHIKALATLGADIAIESGLIVASASNGLKGARIVLSSPSVGATETAMMAACAAKGETEILNAAREPEVADLAACLGAMGARIEGAGTHRILINGDTSWRPAKHHGIPDRIEAGTYAVAAAITGGQLELIHARLENLASVVQALEAVGVSVWPSDRGLVVSRDGPLKGADITTEPYPGFPTDLQAQFMALACCAEGASLIRETVFENRFMHVPELTRLGANITLQGTTALVRGGAPLKGAQVMATDLRASVSLVLAALVSEGETIVNRVYHLDRGYEQLDRKLRLCGADIERLTL; via the coding sequence ATGGACAGACTTCGCATCTCCGGCGGCAGACGGTTGCAGGGCGCGGTGACCATCGCCGGTGCCAAGAACGCCGCGCTGCCGCAGATCGCCGCGGCACTTTTGAGCCCGCATCCACTGGAACTGACGAACCTGCCCTCGGTCAGCGATGTCGAAAACATGCTCGATGTCATTGCCCTGCACGGTGCCAGCATCGAGCGTGGGCCGCATGGCACGACGATCGATGCGAGCAACATCGTCTCGAAAGAGACATCCTACGATACCGTCAGGCGCATGCGGGCGACCGTGCTGGTGCTGGCACCGCTGCTTGCCCGCTTCGGCCATGCGCGCGTTTCCCTTCCCGGAGGTTGCGCCATCGGCGCGCGGCCCGTCGATATGCACATCAAGGCTCTGGCGACGCTGGGTGCCGATATCGCGATCGAAAGCGGCCTGATCGTCGCGTCGGCTTCAAATGGGCTGAAGGGCGCGCGGATCGTCCTGAGTTCGCCGTCCGTCGGTGCCACGGAAACGGCCATGATGGCCGCCTGCGCCGCCAAGGGAGAAACTGAGATCCTGAACGCCGCCCGCGAGCCGGAAGTGGCCGATCTTGCAGCCTGCCTCGGCGCCATGGGTGCGCGGATCGAAGGCGCGGGCACCCATCGCATCCTCATCAATGGCGACACCAGCTGGCGGCCTGCCAAGCATCACGGCATTCCAGATCGTATCGAGGCCGGCACCTATGCCGTTGCGGCGGCAATCACCGGCGGGCAGCTCGAACTCATTCATGCCCGGCTGGAAAATCTGGCTTCGGTCGTGCAGGCACTTGAAGCCGTGGGCGTCAGCGTCTGGCCGAGCGACCGAGGTCTGGTGGTCTCCCGAGACGGCCCGCTCAAGGGAGCCGATATCACTACGGAACCCTATCCGGGCTTTCCGACGGACCTGCAGGCGCAATTCATGGCTCTGGCCTGCTGTGCCGAGGGCGCGTCGCTGATCCGAGAGACGGTGTTCGAAAATCGCTTCATGCATGTTCCGGAGCTGACACGGCTCGGCGCTAATATCACGCTGCAAGGGACGACGGCTTTGGTGCGTGGCGGTGCGCCGCTCAAGGGGGCGCAGGTGATGGCGACGGACCTTCGCGCCTCCGTGTCGCTGGTGCTCGCCGCCCTCGTGTCGGAAGGCGAAACCATCGTCAACCGCGTCTATCATCTCGACCGTGGCTACGAGCAACTGGATCGTAAACTGCGCCTCTGCGGCGCCGATATCGAACGGCTGACCTTATGA
- a CDS encoding N-acetylglucosamine kinase: MTAAPEDAPYFLGIDGGGTGCRARIEDAEGTVMGQGLSGPATTRLGIAEAWASISRAFDAAIEEAGLSASEIGRIHAGVGLAGIGRKGALAALKAIEHPFASIEFISDGEGACLGAHSGRDGAIVIAGTGSIGLGLVEGRQLRVGGYGFPISDEGSGAYLGLKAVQLALRAHDGREQKTALLTEIMQRFQNEPIEAVAWMDRASATDYAALAPMVLRHADQGDAVARRIVQSAAGHIDTLVRTLFEKGAPRVCLLGGLASPLEPWLAPDVRRRLKPIDGDAVSGAIILARRSAIRVSN; the protein is encoded by the coding sequence ATGACGGCCGCACCGGAAGACGCCCCTTATTTCCTCGGCATCGATGGCGGTGGCACCGGCTGCCGGGCACGCATCGAGGATGCCGAAGGCACGGTTATGGGGCAGGGATTGTCCGGGCCGGCGACGACCCGTCTTGGCATTGCCGAAGCATGGGCATCGATTTCCCGCGCCTTTGACGCCGCAATCGAAGAGGCGGGACTGAGCGCTTCCGAAATCGGGCGCATCCATGCCGGCGTCGGATTGGCGGGGATCGGCCGCAAGGGCGCGCTTGCCGCGCTCAAGGCGATAGAACACCCTTTTGCCAGCATCGAGTTCATCAGCGACGGCGAGGGGGCCTGCCTTGGCGCGCATTCCGGACGCGATGGCGCCATCGTGATTGCCGGCACGGGCTCCATCGGGCTCGGCCTCGTCGAAGGACGGCAATTGCGGGTCGGCGGCTATGGCTTTCCGATCTCGGACGAAGGCAGCGGTGCCTATCTCGGGCTGAAGGCGGTGCAGCTAGCGCTGCGTGCCCATGATGGCCGCGAACAGAAGACGGCGCTGCTCACTGAGATCATGCAACGCTTTCAGAATGAGCCGATAGAAGCGGTCGCCTGGATGGACCGGGCATCGGCCACGGATTACGCGGCACTTGCGCCGATGGTCCTGCGCCACGCGGATCAGGGCGATGCGGTTGCGCGGCGGATCGTGCAGAGCGCCGCCGGCCATATCGATACGTTGGTTCGCACCCTGTTCGAAAAGGGTGCGCCGCGTGTCTGCCTGCTCGGCGGTCTTGCAAGCCCCCTCGAGCCCTGGCTTGCGCCCGATGTGCGCCGCCGCTTGAAGCCCATTGATGGCGATGCCGTGTCGGGTGCGATCATTCTGGCCAGACGATCCGCTATCCGGGTCTCGAACTGA
- a CDS encoding type II toxin-antitoxin system Phd/YefM family antitoxin, whose amino-acid sequence MSTISVAEAKAGFANLVDEAANGDFVTITRHGKPAAVLVSVEAAEAAKKALKKPRPNFGDFLLTFPGGADLDRNPSKMRDVDL is encoded by the coding sequence ATGTCGACAATTAGCGTGGCGGAGGCTAAGGCAGGCTTCGCCAATCTGGTTGATGAAGCCGCCAACGGTGATTTTGTCACCATCACGCGGCATGGAAAGCCCGCTGCCGTGCTTGTATCAGTCGAGGCAGCCGAGGCCGCGAAGAAGGCTTTGAAGAAGCCAAGACCGAATTTCGGGGATTTTCTGCTTACCTTTCCCGGCGGCGCTGATCTGGATCGCAATCCCTCGAAAATGAGGGACGTTGATCTGTGA
- a CDS encoding type II toxin-antitoxin system VapC family toxin, producing the protein MTAYLLDTNIISKFAPDKAPPSDAVRSWFHSQGEADALFLSAMSVSEIEKGMRSLHRRGGTERAKRLSNWLDFITDSFSDRILPMDTVVARIAGALEDDAQSRGENPGLGDIIIAATARAYDLTVVTENLRHFQPLDVAVDLPAVFRPE; encoded by the coding sequence GTGACTGCGTACTTGCTTGATACGAATATTATCAGCAAGTTTGCGCCGGATAAGGCGCCGCCGTCCGATGCCGTCCGGAGCTGGTTTCACAGCCAGGGCGAAGCCGACGCACTCTTTCTGTCGGCCATGTCTGTTTCGGAGATTGAGAAGGGAATGCGCTCCCTTCATCGTCGTGGTGGGACAGAGCGAGCTAAGCGGCTTTCTAACTGGCTCGATTTCATCACGGACAGTTTTAGTGATCGCATCCTACCCATGGATACGGTCGTTGCGCGGATCGCTGGCGCTCTGGAAGACGATGCCCAGAGCAGGGGCGAGAATCCCGGCCTCGGTGACATCATCATTGCAGCGACGGCGCGGGCTTATGACCTGACTGTCGTCACCGAAAACTTGCGGCATTTCCAGCCGCTCGACGTAGCCGTGGATCTTCCAGCCGTTTTCAGGCCTGAATAA
- the murQ gene encoding N-acetylmuramic acid 6-phosphate etherase has product MTEQKLISELEQLVSEGRNPNTMHIDLLPTFDILREINYEDQTVPVAVEKVIPVIAAAVNQIVAAFQKGGRLIYMGAGTSGRLGVLDASECPPTFSVPPDMVIGLIAGGPDALRRSIEGAEDDPVQGRQALEEINLTKDDVVVGIAVSGRTPYVIGGLNYAKSIGVFTVALSCNPNSIIAGIADLAISPVVGPEILTGSTRLKSGTAQKLILNMLTTASMIRIGKSYQNLMVDVSASNKKLVARASRIVMQATGCTQQEARRVLNLTGNDVKLAILMEITGMGIEEARTALQNADGFLRKAINARTA; this is encoded by the coding sequence ATGACAGAGCAGAAGTTGATATCCGAACTGGAGCAGTTGGTTTCCGAAGGGCGCAACCCGAATACGATGCATATCGATCTGTTGCCGACCTTCGATATCCTGCGTGAAATCAACTATGAGGATCAGACGGTGCCGGTCGCCGTCGAGAAAGTGATCCCGGTGATCGCCGCCGCCGTCAATCAGATCGTCGCCGCCTTTCAGAAGGGTGGCCGGCTGATCTATATGGGTGCCGGCACCAGCGGCCGGCTTGGCGTTCTCGATGCTTCCGAATGTCCGCCGACCTTCAGCGTGCCGCCGGACATGGTCATCGGCCTGATTGCAGGCGGTCCGGACGCATTGCGGCGCTCGATCGAAGGTGCGGAGGACGATCCGGTACAGGGGCGCCAAGCGCTGGAAGAGATCAATCTGACCAAGGATGATGTCGTCGTCGGCATCGCCGTCAGCGGCCGTACCCCATACGTCATCGGCGGCCTGAATTACGCCAAGAGCATCGGCGTCTTCACGGTCGCACTATCCTGCAACCCGAATTCCATCATCGCCGGCATCGCCGATCTGGCGATCTCGCCGGTCGTCGGCCCCGAAATCCTGACCGGCTCGACCCGGCTGAAGTCCGGCACGGCGCAGAAGCTTATTCTCAACATGTTGACGACGGCAAGCATGATCCGCATCGGCAAAAGCTATCAGAATCTGATGGTTGATGTCAGCGCGAGCAACAAGAAGCTGGTGGCGCGCGCTTCGCGCATCGTCATGCAGGCGACCGGCTGCACCCAGCAGGAAGCGCGCCGCGTGCTCAATCTCACTGGGAACGACGTCAAGCTTGCCATTCTCATGGAAATTACCGGGATGGGCATTGAAGAAGCCCGCACGGCATTGCAAAACGCTGATGGATTCCTGCGCAAGGCCATCAACGCCAGGACTGCTTGA
- a CDS encoding ABC transporter substrate-binding protein, with amino-acid sequence MEGNVGKKLISGVALAIGLGLATVAMPVEAATLRMAWSQDATGLDPHKQTAFSSIRLLELIYEPLVRLDGNLQIVPGVAESWQFSLDGKQLTFKLNAKAKFQNGAPVTSADVKASFQRILDQATGAVARANFLSIASIDTPDANTVIFNLSQPDVPLLTAMTSLNAAVVPASEITAGSIGTKAIGSGPFKLDSWVPNSKEVLSANKDWAGGAVGVDGINISVLPDETAILASLRTGQIDFALLNDPLVATLVPKEPKLQLTRTPVLSYNVLQLNPSRKPMDQLAVRQAISCAIDRKDVMDTAALGEGKVTGPLTMPLYAADPSQLFCYTRDVAKAKKLMTDAGFANGFSAAVIAATGEPPTATAEAQVIQSQLAEIGIKLDIKVMELNVYVDTWLKGNFDMAVALNGGSADPYSMYNRYWTKTGNLQKVANYIDDTLDSLMQKGRAETDPAKRKAIFAEFEKHIAEVSPWIWLYTAYGYTAEQKNVEGFVPTPTGSLFGLAKVSIK; translated from the coding sequence GTGGAAGGGAATGTTGGAAAGAAGCTGATTTCGGGCGTGGCGCTGGCTATCGGTCTTGGGCTGGCGACAGTCGCGATGCCGGTGGAGGCGGCAACGCTGCGCATGGCGTGGTCGCAGGACGCAACCGGTCTCGATCCGCACAAGCAGACCGCCTTCTCCTCCATCCGCCTGCTGGAACTGATTTACGAGCCGCTCGTCCGCCTCGACGGCAATCTGCAGATCGTGCCCGGTGTTGCCGAGAGCTGGCAGTTCTCGCTCGACGGCAAGCAATTGACCTTCAAGCTCAACGCCAAGGCCAAGTTCCAGAATGGCGCACCGGTAACTTCGGCCGATGTCAAGGCCTCCTTCCAGCGCATTCTCGATCAGGCGACCGGCGCCGTTGCCCGCGCCAACTTCCTGTCGATCGCAAGTATCGACACGCCCGATGCCAACACTGTGATCTTCAACCTGTCGCAGCCCGACGTTCCGCTTCTGACGGCCATGACGAGCCTCAATGCAGCCGTGGTTCCGGCAAGCGAAATCACCGCCGGCTCCATCGGCACGAAGGCGATCGGCTCCGGCCCGTTCAAGCTCGACAGCTGGGTCCCGAATTCGAAGGAAGTGCTGAGCGCCAACAAGGATTGGGCCGGCGGTGCCGTCGGCGTCGATGGCATCAATATCAGCGTGCTGCCGGATGAAACCGCGATCCTTGCATCGCTGCGTACCGGCCAGATCGATTTCGCGCTTCTAAACGATCCGCTTGTCGCAACGCTGGTGCCGAAGGAGCCGAAGCTGCAGCTGACACGCACGCCAGTACTGTCCTACAACGTCCTGCAGCTCAATCCGTCGCGCAAACCCATGGATCAGCTGGCCGTGCGCCAGGCGATCTCCTGTGCCATCGACCGCAAGGACGTGATGGATACCGCAGCCCTCGGCGAGGGCAAGGTGACGGGGCCGCTGACGATGCCGCTCTATGCCGCCGATCCGAGCCAGCTCTTTTGCTACACGCGCGATGTCGCCAAGGCGAAGAAGCTGATGACTGACGCCGGCTTTGCCAACGGCTTTTCGGCGGCGGTGATCGCCGCGACCGGTGAGCCGCCGACGGCCACGGCCGAGGCGCAGGTCATCCAGTCGCAGCTTGCCGAAATCGGCATCAAGCTCGATATCAAGGTGATGGAGCTCAACGTCTATGTCGACACCTGGCTCAAGGGCAATTTCGACATGGCGGTGGCACTCAACGGCGGCAGTGCCGATCCCTATTCGATGTACAACCGCTACTGGACGAAGACTGGCAACCTGCAGAAGGTCGCCAACTATATCGACGATACGCTCGATAGCCTGATGCAGAAAGGCCGCGCCGAAACCGATCCGGCCAAGCGCAAGGCGATCTTTGCCGAATTCGAAAAGCACATCGCCGAAGTCTCGCCGTGGATCTGGCTCTACACGGCCTATGGCTATACGGCGGAGCAGAAGAACGTTGAGGGGTTCGTGCCGACGCCGACGGGCTCGCTGTTCGGCCTCGCCAAAGTCTCGATCAAGTGA
- a CDS encoding ABC transporter permease has product MGYLTRRLMIFPLIMLGVSILVFVAIRLVPGDAITAMLGTNAGLLTPEQRQALAVYFGIDQSWPVQYWHWLLGIFQGNLGISVTYGKPVLDIILERFPLTLELALLSMAIALAIGLPAGVLAATRNDRPSDLVIRIVAMIGQSTPNFVLGLLLIYALSAGFGVLPTMGAFTPIWQDPLANLGQMTLPALTLGFAFAASVTRVVRSAMLDVLSDDYVRTARSRGVPARGVIWRHALPNALIPVVTLSGVEFGYLLGGAVLVEQIYALPGLGRLVLDAIQQRDYALVQGCVLFIAFNFMIVNLLVDLAYVALDPRVRLGEG; this is encoded by the coding sequence ATGGGATACCTGACACGGCGGCTGATGATATTCCCACTGATCATGCTGGGCGTGTCCATCCTCGTTTTCGTTGCCATCCGGCTGGTGCCGGGCGATGCGATTACGGCGATGCTCGGAACCAATGCGGGCCTGCTGACGCCGGAGCAGCGGCAGGCCCTTGCTGTCTATTTCGGCATCGACCAGTCCTGGCCTGTGCAGTACTGGCATTGGCTGCTCGGGATATTCCAGGGCAATCTCGGTATCTCGGTCACCTACGGCAAGCCGGTGCTTGATATCATCCTGGAACGGTTTCCGTTGACGCTCGAGCTTGCGCTGCTTTCGATGGCAATCGCGCTTGCCATCGGCCTGCCGGCGGGCGTCCTTGCGGCCACGCGAAACGACAGACCGTCCGATCTTGTTATCCGCATCGTTGCCATGATCGGGCAGTCGACGCCGAATTTCGTGCTCGGCCTTCTGCTGATCTATGCCTTGTCCGCCGGCTTTGGTGTCTTGCCGACCATGGGGGCATTCACGCCCATTTGGCAGGATCCACTTGCTAATCTCGGGCAGATGACCCTGCCGGCATTGACGCTCGGCTTTGCCTTTGCCGCCTCGGTGACCCGTGTCGTGCGCTCCGCCATGCTCGATGTCCTGAGCGACGATTATGTTCGTACGGCCCGCAGTCGCGGCGTGCCGGCGCGCGGCGTCATCTGGCGGCATGCCCTGCCGAATGCGCTGATCCCAGTGGTGACCTTGAGCGGCGTCGAATTCGGCTATCTGCTGGGCGGCGCGGTGCTGGTCGAACAGATCTATGCTCTGCCCGGGCTAGGGCGATTGGTGCTCGATGCGATCCAGCAGCGCGATTATGCCCTGGTTCAGGGCTGTGTCCTGTTCATCGCGTTCAATTTCATGATCGTCAACCTGCTCGTCGACCTTGCCTATGTCGCGCTCGATCCGCGCGTCCGTCTGGGAGAAGGCTGA